From the genome of Pseudoxanthomonas sp., one region includes:
- a CDS encoding S9 family peptidase has translation MRPALLALLLPFALAPSAHAQTSAPLTIEQAMAEPDWIGPPVERAWWTWDGRQVQYELKRDASPVRDTFEQSLDGSAARRVGDDQRAGLDAANPAYDTGRQRMLLSRNGDLFVRDLRNGALTQITRTNETEQQARFAQDGAVIWRAGATWYRWTAGSGTSTVAELKAERDPLAPPKADALREQQLRTIRTLADDRAQREAAQKQAEAWRKADPTRAPAPVYLGAEVEIEASSLSPNGRWLLVVTRKKGADAGQGGRMPLYVTESGYEEFQNVRTRVGRNAPLPHALWRVDLADGSVKPLAFDPLPGIDKDPLAALRKRAGKEPLKGNRDVRVEGGRGGDPIAWTDDGAQVAVQLHAVDNKDRWIATVDLPGARLQPRHRLTDDAWINWGFNEFGWLPDNRTLWLLSEESGYSHLYTATGTEKFRARTSGKWEVSDPEIAPGGNGFLFLCNRAWPGDYEVCRLDLASNELREVTALDGVESFSASPDGRQLLVRHSRSYTPAQLSVVGIEGGQAKPLTDTRTAAFKAREWIEPQYVQVPSKHGAGVVWGKYYGPKTMEPGKRYPIVMFVHGAGYLQNVTARYPNYFREQMFHHLLVERGYIVLDLDYRASEGYGRDWRTAIYRNMGHPELEDYLDGLDWLVEQKQGDRDRAGIYGGSYGGFMTFMALFREPGTFKAGAALRPVVDWTQYNHEYTSNILNTPELDPEAYRASSPIEYAAGLQDHLLIAHGMMDDNVFFKDSVVLTQKLIELRKDNWELAAYPLERHGYTRADSWLDQYKRVLKLFEQTLK, from the coding sequence ATGCGCCCTGCCCTGCTTGCCCTGCTGCTGCCGTTCGCCCTTGCACCGTCCGCGCACGCCCAGACCTCCGCACCGCTGACGATCGAACAGGCGATGGCGGAACCGGACTGGATCGGGCCGCCCGTCGAGCGCGCGTGGTGGACGTGGGACGGCAGGCAGGTGCAGTACGAACTCAAGCGCGATGCCAGCCCGGTGCGCGACACCTTCGAGCAGTCGCTCGACGGCAGCGCCGCCCGCCGCGTGGGCGACGACCAGCGTGCGGGCCTGGACGCGGCCAACCCGGCCTACGACACAGGCCGCCAGCGTATGCTGCTGTCGCGCAACGGCGACCTGTTCGTGCGCGACCTGCGCAACGGTGCGCTGACCCAGATCACCCGCACCAACGAAACCGAACAGCAGGCACGCTTCGCCCAGGACGGCGCGGTGATCTGGCGCGCCGGCGCCACGTGGTACCGGTGGACCGCGGGCAGCGGCACCTCGACGGTCGCCGAGCTCAAGGCCGAGCGCGACCCGCTCGCCCCGCCGAAAGCCGACGCATTGCGCGAGCAGCAGCTGCGCACGATCCGCACGCTCGCCGACGACCGTGCCCAGCGCGAGGCCGCGCAGAAGCAGGCCGAGGCCTGGCGCAAGGCGGACCCGACCCGCGCCCCTGCGCCGGTTTACCTGGGCGCCGAGGTGGAGATCGAAGCCAGTTCGCTGTCGCCCAACGGCCGCTGGCTGCTGGTGGTGACGCGCAAGAAGGGCGCCGATGCCGGACAGGGCGGCAGGATGCCGCTGTACGTCACCGAGTCCGGCTACGAGGAATTCCAGAACGTGCGCACCCGGGTGGGTCGCAACGCGCCGTTGCCGCATGCGCTGTGGCGCGTGGACCTGGCCGACGGCAGCGTCAAGCCGCTCGCCTTCGACCCGCTGCCCGGCATCGACAAGGACCCGCTGGCCGCGCTGCGCAAGCGCGCCGGCAAGGAGCCCCTGAAGGGCAACCGCGACGTCCGCGTGGAAGGCGGCCGTGGCGGCGACCCCATCGCGTGGACGGACGATGGCGCACAGGTCGCGGTGCAACTCCACGCCGTCGACAACAAGGACCGCTGGATCGCCACCGTCGACCTGCCGGGCGCGCGCCTGCAGCCGCGGCACCGCCTGACCGACGACGCCTGGATCAACTGGGGCTTCAACGAGTTCGGCTGGCTCCCCGACAACCGTACGCTGTGGCTGCTCTCGGAAGAGTCCGGCTACTCGCACCTGTACACCGCCACCGGCACGGAGAAATTCCGCGCACGCACCTCGGGCAAGTGGGAGGTCTCCGATCCAGAGATCGCACCGGGCGGCAACGGCTTCCTGTTCCTGTGCAACCGCGCCTGGCCGGGTGACTACGAAGTCTGCAGGCTCGACCTGGCCAGCAACGAGCTGCGCGAAGTCACCGCGCTGGACGGCGTGGAGAGCTTCAGCGCCTCGCCCGACGGACGCCAGCTGCTGGTCCGCCATTCGCGCAGCTACACGCCGGCGCAGCTGTCGGTGGTCGGCATCGAGGGTGGCCAGGCGAAACCGCTGACGGACACGCGCACGGCGGCGTTCAAGGCGCGCGAGTGGATCGAGCCGCAGTACGTGCAGGTGCCGTCCAAGCACGGTGCTGGCGTGGTGTGGGGCAAGTACTACGGACCGAAGACGATGGAGCCCGGCAAGCGCTATCCCATCGTGATGTTCGTGCACGGCGCCGGCTACCTGCAGAACGTCACCGCGCGCTATCCCAACTACTTCCGCGAGCAGATGTTCCACCACCTGCTGGTGGAACGCGGCTACATCGTGCTCGACCTGGACTACCGCGCCAGCGAAGGCTATGGCCGCGACTGGCGCACCGCGATCTACCGCAACATGGGTCATCCGGAGCTCGAGGACTACCTGGACGGCCTGGACTGGCTGGTCGAGCAGAAGCAGGGCGACCGCGACCGCGCCGGCATCTACGGCGGCAGCTACGGCGGCTTCATGACGTTCATGGCGCTGTTCCGCGAGCCCGGCACCTTCAAGGCCGGCGCCGCGCTGCGCCCGGTCGTGGACTGGACGCAGTACAACCACGAGTACACCAGCAACATCCTCAATACACCGGAGTTGGATCCGGAGGCCTACCGCGCCTCCTCGCCCATCGAATACGCCGCCGGCCTGCAGGACCACCTGCTGATCGCGCACGGCATGATGGACGACAACGTGTTCTTCAAGGACTCGGTGGTGCTGACGCAGAAGCTGATCGAACTGCGCAAGGACAACTGGGAACTGGCCGCGTATCCGCTGGAACGCCATGGCTACACCCGCGCGGATTCGTGGCTGGACCAGTACAAGCGCGTGCTCAAGCTGTTCGAGCAGACCCTGAAGTAG
- the hemF gene encoding oxygen-dependent coproporphyrinogen oxidase — protein MNDITPVRDYLTDLQDRICAAIEAADGGARFREDAWARPPGDPSPIRGGGRTRVLRDGAVFEQAGIGFSDVSGDRLPPSASAHRPELTGASWRAVGVSLVFHPRNPYLPTTHANVRHFRAEREGETVAWWFGGGFDLTPFYPVDEDVRHWHRTARDLCEPFGGQARYDAHKRWCDEYFFLKHRNETRGVGGLFFDDLSEDVERDFGYLRAVGDGFLDAYLPIVARRKDTPYGERERQFQLYRRGRYVEFNLVYDRGTLFGLQSGGRAESILMSLPPLVRWEYGYAPQDGSDEQRLLDYLRPRDWLTELA, from the coding sequence ATGAACGACATCACGCCCGTCCGCGATTATCTGACCGACCTGCAGGACCGCATCTGCGCCGCCATCGAAGCCGCCGACGGGGGCGCGCGCTTCCGCGAGGATGCGTGGGCGCGTCCGCCGGGCGACCCTTCGCCGATCCGCGGAGGCGGCCGCACGCGCGTGCTGCGCGACGGCGCGGTGTTCGAGCAGGCCGGCATCGGATTTTCCGACGTGTCCGGCGACCGGCTGCCGCCGTCGGCCTCCGCCCATCGTCCGGAACTCACGGGCGCATCGTGGCGCGCGGTCGGCGTGTCGCTCGTGTTCCATCCGCGCAATCCGTACCTGCCCACCACCCACGCCAACGTGCGCCACTTCCGCGCCGAGCGCGAGGGTGAAACGGTGGCGTGGTGGTTCGGCGGTGGCTTCGACCTGACCCCGTTCTATCCGGTCGACGAGGATGTCCGCCACTGGCACCGGACCGCCCGCGACCTGTGCGAGCCCTTCGGCGGGCAGGCGCGCTACGACGCGCACAAGCGCTGGTGCGACGAGTATTTTTTCCTCAAGCACCGTAACGAGACCCGCGGCGTGGGCGGACTGTTCTTCGACGACCTGAGCGAGGACGTCGAACGCGACTTCGGTTACCTGCGCGCCGTCGGCGACGGCTTCCTCGACGCCTACCTGCCCATCGTCGCGCGCCGCAAGGACACGCCCTACGGCGAGCGCGAGCGGCAGTTCCAGCTCTATCGTCGCGGCCGCTATGTCGAGTTCAACCTGGTCTACGACCGCGGCACGCTGTTCGGCCTGCAGAGCGGCGGCCGCGCCGAATCCATCCTGATGAGCCTGCCGCCGCTGGTGCGCTGGGAATACGGCTATGCGCCGCAGGACGGCAGCGACGAGCAGCGGCTGCTCGACTACCTGCGCCCGCGCGACTGGCTGACCGAACTCGCCTGA
- a CDS encoding YcgL domain-containing protein, with the protein MQAYVYKSLRKADTFVYLAKRDDFSVVPEPLRTPLGELSFVLEVALTPDRTLAREDAAVVRENLAARGFHIQFPPPPDPRVRADA; encoded by the coding sequence ATGCAAGCCTACGTCTACAAGAGCCTGCGCAAGGCCGATACGTTCGTCTACCTGGCGAAGCGCGACGATTTCAGCGTCGTGCCCGAGCCGCTGCGCACCCCGTTGGGCGAGTTGTCGTTCGTGCTGGAAGTGGCCCTGACTCCCGACCGCACGCTGGCGCGCGAAGACGCCGCCGTCGTCCGCGAGAATCTCGCCGCGCGCGGTTTCCACATCCAGTTTCCGCCGCCGCCCGATCCCCGCGTCCGCGCCGATGCCTGA
- a CDS encoding ankyrin repeat domain-containing protein, giving the protein MPESRLQTRPVAIAAVLAGVLLAAAGGWAGGVVAALAACLAQPAVAMGVSWLRGTRVLAPAHAWREDLPALLLAWAVAFAGSAALLAWPLASLRDSGSLPAALGVSAVVGAVIVGLWRTWPLWHGLERDGGSLAAHWRGLVERDFHAWRGLAVATLLAFAVGGGLCLAWPALLPEAARAGLAVAYALLLPVLHWGVQRLDGAGALPVVEMPDHRQDDAFATPVEEPADVGFDLEQALFDAARSGRVDRALELIEAGADPHALPAEGARDQRSLGALAAVLPDLRLLRALIAHGVDLNHAHAGVTPLLAATRDSWHGRPDAVTTLLANGADPRIADAEGNTPLHHAARSSDPGVVALLRDAAAELDALNHDGLTPLGVACVAGNWRLAKFLLERGARPDPQGGQPVLLAAASTEEDDPAGVQLLLKHKAKVDARDAQRRSALHEAAFAGHADIATALIAAGADVHARDGQQRTPWLDAARGARLTVLEKLAEAGADRQAVDGDRRNALMLACMAEQVSPVVVRRLLEWGVDPASADAHGRRAVDVAAEAGRWALVSALDPAYALPTAVASADDETPADRAPAALLREGLASGQFDGLDALARLSSREELGALLHDTDMQRPARLSWLLRHGADPDSRNAQGDTVLFSLLAQGPAGQPALATLLARGVSPAGAGGLARFMAACAADDRAARALESCALDLLERGADPFAPSVQGDPALSLAVRLGWQRVLDRLLDLGVDREARDSHGMTALHLAAVLGRETALKQLIAKGASPDARAADGQTPLGVALACGRRDLADWLDWRVWSLPRRALRPADLPAAAMAGDRDAVRRLLDLGFDVDSPDAQGCTALLRAAGGGAATTVELLLARGADPQRAANTGATPLSAAVSMRQVEIVGALLAAGADIEHRLPGGVTVLMLAAALGLPEIAARLITAGANVQAGDAQGLTPLHCAALYGFTAREKPRLLALLDTLLLSGAESEQVAAGAVTPLLLLLGARAEPGTACDEEVVLAGLERLLDEDVSLDVQDPRGFGPLHLAALHGLLRVVSRLLRAGADPELRDTLNRTPREIAVMRGFIDVAAEFVPATPGAGASMARFLRDRG; this is encoded by the coding sequence ATGCCTGAGTCGCGCCTGCAGACCCGACCGGTCGCCATCGCCGCCGTCCTGGCCGGCGTGCTGCTGGCCGCCGCCGGCGGATGGGCCGGTGGCGTGGTCGCGGCGCTCGCCGCCTGCCTAGCGCAGCCGGCGGTGGCAATGGGCGTGTCGTGGCTGCGCGGTACCCGCGTGCTGGCGCCTGCCCATGCGTGGCGCGAGGATCTGCCCGCGTTGCTGCTGGCGTGGGCGGTCGCCTTCGCCGGCAGTGCCGCCCTGCTCGCCTGGCCGCTGGCGTCGCTGCGGGACAGCGGCAGCCTGCCGGCGGCGCTGGGCGTCAGCGCGGTGGTGGGCGCGGTGATCGTCGGGCTGTGGCGGACCTGGCCGCTGTGGCACGGGCTGGAACGCGATGGCGGGTCGCTGGCCGCGCACTGGCGCGGCCTCGTGGAACGCGACTTCCACGCCTGGCGCGGCCTGGCGGTGGCGACCCTGTTGGCGTTCGCGGTCGGCGGCGGCCTCTGCCTGGCCTGGCCCGCGCTGCTGCCCGAGGCCGCACGCGCCGGCCTGGCGGTGGCCTATGCGCTGCTGCTGCCGGTGCTGCACTGGGGCGTCCAGCGCCTGGATGGCGCCGGCGCGCTGCCGGTGGTCGAGATGCCGGACCACCGCCAGGACGACGCGTTCGCGACACCCGTCGAGGAGCCGGCCGACGTCGGGTTCGATCTGGAGCAGGCGCTGTTCGATGCCGCCCGCTCCGGTCGCGTGGACCGCGCGCTGGAACTGATCGAAGCGGGCGCGGACCCGCATGCGCTGCCGGCCGAAGGCGCGCGCGACCAGCGCAGCCTCGGCGCGCTGGCGGCGGTACTGCCCGACCTGCGCCTGCTGCGCGCGCTGATCGCGCACGGCGTCGACCTCAACCACGCGCATGCCGGCGTCACCCCGCTGCTCGCCGCCACGCGCGACAGCTGGCACGGCCGGCCCGACGCCGTCACCACGCTGCTGGCCAACGGCGCCGACCCGCGCATCGCCGACGCCGAAGGCAACACCCCGCTGCATCACGCCGCCCGCAGTTCCGACCCCGGCGTGGTCGCGCTGCTGCGCGATGCGGCGGCGGAACTGGATGCGCTGAACCACGACGGCCTCACGCCGCTGGGCGTGGCCTGCGTGGCGGGCAACTGGCGATTGGCGAAGTTCCTGCTCGAACGCGGCGCGCGGCCCGATCCTCAGGGCGGCCAGCCGGTGCTGCTGGCCGCCGCGTCCACCGAAGAAGACGATCCGGCCGGCGTCCAGCTGCTGCTCAAGCACAAGGCCAAGGTCGATGCGCGCGATGCGCAGCGCCGCAGTGCGCTGCATGAGGCCGCGTTCGCCGGACATGCCGATATCGCCACCGCGCTGATCGCCGCCGGCGCCGACGTGCACGCCCGCGACGGCCAGCAGCGCACGCCGTGGCTGGACGCCGCGCGGGGTGCCCGCCTGACGGTGCTGGAAAAACTGGCCGAGGCCGGCGCCGACCGGCAGGCCGTCGATGGCGACCGGCGCAACGCGCTGATGCTGGCCTGCATGGCCGAGCAGGTGTCGCCTGTCGTCGTGCGCCGATTGCTGGAGTGGGGTGTCGATCCCGCATCGGCCGATGCGCACGGTCGGCGCGCGGTCGATGTCGCGGCGGAAGCAGGGCGCTGGGCGCTGGTCTCCGCGCTGGACCCGGCTTACGCGCTGCCGACCGCCGTGGCGAGCGCCGACGACGAAACGCCGGCCGACCGCGCCCCCGCCGCGCTGCTGCGCGAGGGACTGGCGAGCGGGCAGTTCGATGGTCTGGATGCCCTGGCGCGCCTGAGCTCACGCGAGGAACTCGGCGCACTGCTGCACGACACGGACATGCAGCGGCCTGCGCGGCTGTCGTGGCTGCTGCGCCACGGCGCCGACCCGGACAGCCGCAATGCGCAGGGCGACACGGTGCTGTTTTCCCTGCTCGCGCAAGGTCCTGCGGGGCAGCCTGCGCTGGCCACGCTGCTGGCGCGCGGCGTCTCGCCGGCGGGCGCGGGCGGACTGGCGCGCTTCATGGCGGCGTGTGCGGCGGACGACCGTGCCGCGCGCGCGCTGGAATCCTGCGCGCTGGATCTGCTGGAACGCGGCGCCGATCCGTTCGCGCCGTCCGTGCAGGGTGATCCGGCGCTGTCGCTGGCGGTCCGCCTGGGCTGGCAGCGCGTGCTCGACCGCCTGCTCGACCTCGGCGTGGATCGTGAGGCGCGCGACAGCCATGGCATGACGGCGCTGCACCTGGCGGCCGTGCTCGGTCGCGAGACCGCGCTCAAGCAGCTGATCGCCAAGGGCGCGTCGCCGGATGCCCGCGCCGCCGACGGCCAGACGCCGCTGGGCGTGGCGCTGGCGTGCGGGCGTCGCGACCTGGCCGACTGGCTCGACTGGCGCGTCTGGTCGCTGCCGCGCCGCGCGCTGCGCCCCGCCGACCTGCCTGCGGCGGCGATGGCCGGCGACCGCGATGCCGTGCGCCGGCTGCTGGACCTCGGTTTCGATGTCGATTCCCCGGACGCACAGGGGTGCACGGCGCTGCTGCGCGCGGCCGGCGGCGGTGCCGCCACCACCGTCGAACTGCTGCTGGCCCGCGGCGCCGATCCGCAGCGTGCCGCCAACACCGGCGCCACGCCGCTGTCGGCGGCGGTGAGCATGCGCCAGGTCGAGATCGTCGGCGCGCTGCTGGCCGCCGGTGCCGACATCGAACATCGCCTGCCCGGCGGCGTCACCGTGCTGATGCTGGCCGCCGCGCTCGGCCTGCCGGAGATCGCCGCCCGCCTGATCACCGCCGGCGCCAACGTGCAGGCCGGCGACGCGCAGGGGCTCACGCCGCTGCATTGCGCTGCGCTGTACGGGTTCACCGCACGCGAGAAACCGCGCCTGCTGGCCCTGCTCGACACGCTGCTGCTGTCCGGTGCCGAATCCGAACAGGTCGCCGCGGGCGCGGTCACGCCGTTGCTGTTGCTGCTGGGCGCGCGCGCCGAACCCGGCACCGCCTGCGACGAGGAGGTCGTGCTGGCCGGCCTGGAGCGCCTGCTCGACGAAGACGTCTCGCTGGACGTGCAGGACCCGCGCGGCTTCGGTCCGCTGCACCTGGCCGCGCTGCACGGCCTGCTGCGCGTGGTCAGCCGGCTGCTGCGCGCCGGCGCCGACCCGGAACTGCGCGACACGCTGAACCGCACGCCGCGCGAGATCGCGGTGATGCGCGGCTTCATCGACGTGGCGGCCGAATTCGTCCCGGCCACGCCGGGCGCGGGCGCCTCGATGGCCCGCTTCCTGCGCGACCGCGGCTAG